One region of Endozoicomonas sp. Mp262 genomic DNA includes:
- a CDS encoding NAD-dependent epimerase/dehydratase family protein produces the protein MIKTVCITGATGFIGHAVCELLDKKGCDLIRVSRSERSGYSAVGSIDNKTDWRSVLSGIDCVVHLAARVHVLNEKSLDPREAFFRANVDGTLNLARQAVSAGVKRFVFISSIGVNGESTTGQFTEQSEKHPKSLYALSKHEAESGLREIEKESGIEVVIIRPPLVYGANAPGNFRRLLKLVSLHLPLPFARVNNERSFVALDNLTDFISTCIDHPAAAGETFLISDDQSISTSELVTFLSLGMEHSVALFQLPEFIIKLVAAITGKKKLYQQLYGSLSIDISKARSLLGWIPPVTADEALKQTGADFLKNKKRKYCCD, from the coding sequence ATGATCAAAACAGTGTGTATCACAGGAGCAACAGGTTTTATTGGACATGCTGTTTGTGAACTTCTTGATAAAAAGGGCTGCGATTTAATTCGGGTTAGCCGAAGTGAGCGGAGTGGATATTCAGCTGTTGGTAGTATCGATAATAAAACAGACTGGCGCTCTGTACTAAGTGGAATCGATTGCGTTGTGCATCTGGCTGCAAGAGTTCATGTTTTAAATGAAAAATCCTTGGATCCCAGAGAGGCCTTTTTTAGGGCCAATGTAGATGGTACATTAAACTTGGCTCGACAAGCAGTAAGTGCAGGAGTTAAACGGTTTGTATTTATCAGTTCTATTGGTGTTAATGGAGAAAGCACTACTGGACAGTTTACAGAACAGAGTGAAAAACACCCTAAAAGTCTTTACGCTCTTTCCAAACATGAAGCAGAGTCTGGTTTGAGGGAGATTGAAAAGGAATCAGGAATTGAGGTTGTTATCATTCGTCCGCCTTTGGTGTATGGTGCAAATGCACCTGGTAATTTCCGAAGATTACTAAAATTAGTTAGCTTACATTTACCTCTTCCATTTGCTCGGGTAAATAATGAACGAAGCTTTGTGGCTTTGGATAATTTGACAGACTTTATTTCTACATGCATAGATCATCCTGCCGCAGCCGGTGAGACTTTTTTAATAAGCGATGATCAATCTATTTCCACCTCTGAATTGGTAACTTTTTTGTCGTTGGGAATGGAGCATAGTGTTGCTTTGTTTCAATTACCTGAATTTATTATAAAGTTAGTAGCTGCAATTACTGGTAAGAAAAAATTATATCAACAGCTTTATGGCTCTTTATCGATTGATATATCTAAAGCAAGAAGTCTGCTTGGTTGGATTCCTCCTGTTACTGCTGATGAGGCACTCAAGCAAACAGGGGCTGATTTTTTAAAGAATAAAAAAAGAAAATATTGTTGTGATTAA
- a CDS encoding ATP-binding protein: protein MNEIARLKRRLRRQKEARKQAEWIAEEKTRELFQRNQELLELSHSQEQTIQERTKNLEFQNVMLEQSRKELMIQKRELAEKTRDLEKSNRYKDEFLTSISHELRTPLNALMILTDLLIEGAGSEEPTPSQKDSLLLIKSNTEDLLALINAILDMSELVAGRLQIHQGTVPLEDITDSLVSRYREKAAEKGLAFNFELGEGIPASIDTDAVRLIQVLDGLLDNALKFTDQGSIGLSISVDHEPCQQWVIKIKDTGIGINEENHTIIFESFLQVEGGMGRAHGGTGTGLSLCKRLIELMGGIINLKSTPESGSEFSIHLPIFNNAT from the coding sequence ATGAATGAAATAGCAAGGTTGAAGAGGCGGCTGCGAAGGCAAAAGGAAGCGCGGAAGCAAGCAGAATGGATTGCAGAGGAAAAAACCAGGGAGCTGTTTCAGCGTAATCAGGAGTTGCTTGAACTGTCTCATAGTCAGGAGCAGACTATTCAGGAACGGACAAAAAATCTGGAATTTCAGAATGTGATGCTGGAGCAATCGCGAAAAGAGCTGATGATCCAGAAGCGGGAGCTGGCAGAAAAAACCAGGGATCTGGAAAAGAGCAATCGCTATAAAGACGAATTTCTGACGTCAATTTCCCATGAGTTAAGGACACCGCTTAATGCACTAATGATTCTAACCGACTTGCTGATTGAGGGGGCCGGTAGTGAAGAACCCACACCTTCCCAGAAAGACTCGTTACTATTGATTAAAAGTAATACAGAGGATTTACTGGCTTTGATCAATGCCATTCTCGATATGTCTGAGCTGGTGGCAGGACGCCTGCAAATTCACCAGGGTACTGTTCCTCTGGAGGATATTACCGACTCACTGGTTTCACGCTATCGGGAGAAGGCAGCAGAAAAAGGCCTGGCGTTTAACTTTGAGCTGGGTGAAGGTATACCGGCAAGTATTGATACGGATGCCGTGCGTTTAATACAGGTTTTGGATGGATTGCTGGATAATGCCTTAAAATTTACAGATCAGGGCAGTATAGGGCTATCTATTAGTGTTGATCACGAACCCTGTCAGCAGTGGGTAATAAAGATTAAGGATACCGGTATTGGTATTAATGAAGAAAACCATACTATTATTTTTGAGTCATTTCTCCAGGTGGAGGGTGGCATGGGGCGTGCTCATGGTGGTACAGGAACAGGGCTGTCTCTTTGCAAAAGGTTAATAGAGTTAATGGGGGGGATTATCAATTTAAAAAGTACTCCAGAGAGTGGCTCAGAATTTTCTATTCACCTGCCCATATTTAATAATGCAACATAA
- a CDS encoding pyridoxal phosphate-dependent aminotransferase, whose protein sequence is MVKPSPTLAVTARAAELRAAGHDIIGLGVGEPDFDTPEPIKEAACQAIAAGQTKYTAVDGTPELKKAVIEKFKRDNNLDYSPGQILVSSGGKQSFFNLALALLDKGDEVIIPAPYWVSYPDMVVIAEGVPVIVETDLSSRFKLTPEQLDAAINDKTKLVVLNSPSNPTGTAYTRGELEALGKVLLKYPHVMVATDDMYEHILWSHEPFCNILMACPELYERTIVLNGVSKAYAMTGWRIGYAGGPEWLIKNMKKIQSQSTSNPCSIAQAAAAEALSGSQDCVAIMSEAFKKRHDYVVKRLRQLPGVDVVESDGTFYSFPDFRKAMKKGGFEKDTDFAEMLLEKGVALVPGSAFGAEGYLRLSFATSEDILEKALDRLEQALA, encoded by the coding sequence ATGGTCAAGCCTTCCCCAACTCTGGCTGTAACTGCCCGGGCTGCCGAACTTCGAGCTGCCGGCCATGATATTATTGGTCTGGGCGTAGGAGAGCCAGACTTTGATACGCCAGAGCCTATTAAAGAAGCGGCCTGCCAGGCGATTGCTGCCGGACAAACCAAATATACCGCAGTGGATGGTACTCCCGAACTTAAGAAAGCCGTTATTGAAAAGTTTAAACGGGATAATAACCTGGACTATAGCCCTGGCCAGATTCTGGTTTCCAGCGGTGGCAAGCAGAGCTTTTTCAATCTGGCATTAGCCCTTTTGGATAAGGGGGATGAGGTGATAATTCCCGCACCTTACTGGGTATCCTATCCCGATATGGTGGTGATCGCTGAGGGCGTGCCAGTTATTGTTGAAACAGACCTGAGTTCCCGTTTTAAACTCACTCCGGAACAGCTGGATGCCGCCATTAATGACAAAACCAAACTCGTGGTTTTGAACAGCCCTTCCAATCCCACCGGTACAGCATATACCCGTGGAGAGCTGGAAGCCCTGGGCAAAGTGCTTTTAAAGTACCCTCACGTTATGGTAGCCACGGATGATATGTACGAACATATTCTCTGGAGCCATGAACCCTTCTGCAATATCCTGATGGCCTGCCCTGAACTTTATGAAAGGACTATAGTTCTAAATGGTGTTTCCAAAGCCTATGCCATGACCGGCTGGCGTATTGGTTATGCTGGCGGACCCGAGTGGCTGATCAAGAATATGAAAAAAATTCAGTCACAGAGCACCTCCAATCCCTGCTCTATCGCCCAGGCTGCTGCCGCTGAGGCCCTTTCCGGCTCCCAGGATTGTGTCGCCATCATGTCAGAGGCATTCAAAAAACGCCATGACTATGTGGTTAAGCGGTTAAGACAGTTACCCGGTGTTGATGTTGTTGAAAGTGACGGCACATTTTATTCATTTCCTGATTTCAGGAAGGCCATGAAAAAAGGCGGTTTTGAAAAAGATACAGACTTTGCAGAGATGTTGCTGGAAAAAGGCGTGGCACTGGTACCCGGTTCTGCTTTCGGCGCAGAGGGCTATCTCCGCCTTTCCTTTGCCACCAGTGAAGATATTCTGGAAAAAGCGCTGGATCGACTGGAACAGGCCTTGGCTTAA
- a CDS encoding heme NO-binding domain-containing protein — translation MKGIVFTELMEMVEAQFSEEVADEILDAANLKSGGSYTSLGTYDHDEIIELVGHLSRVTKTDASVLVKAFGDYLFSRFVEMHAEFFQGIDYAMDFLEKVDGYIHLEVRKLYPDAELPTLICERPDDQHMTMHYRSTRPFADLAEGLINGCIAHFKENTTCDREDLPGAGPGTEARFVLVRHSS, via the coding sequence ATGAAAGGAATCGTGTTTACTGAATTGATGGAAATGGTGGAGGCCCAGTTTTCTGAAGAGGTTGCGGATGAAATTCTTGATGCGGCAAACCTCAAGTCCGGGGGGAGTTATACTTCTCTGGGAACCTATGACCATGATGAAATTATCGAGTTAGTGGGGCATTTGAGTAGGGTTACCAAAACCGACGCTTCAGTTTTAGTTAAAGCCTTTGGGGATTATTTGTTTTCCCGGTTTGTGGAAATGCATGCAGAGTTCTTCCAGGGGATTGATTATGCAATGGATTTTCTGGAGAAAGTCGATGGCTATATCCACCTGGAAGTCAGAAAACTCTATCCTGATGCGGAACTCCCCACCTTAATCTGTGAAAGACCTGATGATCAGCATATGACCATGCATTATCGCTCAACCCGTCCATTTGCTGACCTTGCAGAAGGGTTGATCAATGGTTGCATTGCTCACTTTAAAGAAAATACCACCTGTGATAGAGAAGATTTACCGGGTGCCGGGCCCGGAACGGAAGCCAGGTTTGTGCTAGTAAGGCATAGCAGCTAA
- a CDS encoding HAMP domain-containing histidine kinase, whose translation MDENEVLRLRKRLEREKKARKTAEAITEEKTRELFKNNEVLKAQKALLAKRTKQLEQSHRYKDEFLANLSHELRTPLNAQISFTELLLEGEGDDKPTDSQKELLAYIKGSANQLLALIKAILDMSELTAGSLTAGRETVAVTAIISELLNKYQKPASDKKLELTCDIGGEVPDSIETDPVQLRRALGDLLDNAIKFTEKGKVQLTLNVTDAPDGQWLFKVKDSGIGISEAHQSYIFEPFRQGDGSACRQYGGLGMGLALCKKRAELLGGDIYLAEGSPDQEGAEFVLTIPRDKI comes from the coding sequence ATGGATGAAAATGAGGTATTGCGCCTTAGAAAGCGCCTGGAGCGGGAGAAAAAGGCCAGGAAAACAGCAGAGGCGATTACTGAAGAGAAAACCCGGGAGCTATTTAAAAATAATGAGGTTTTAAAGGCTCAAAAAGCGCTTTTGGCCAAAAGAACAAAGCAGCTTGAGCAGAGTCATCGCTATAAGGATGAATTTCTGGCGAACTTATCCCATGAGCTGAGAACACCCTTAAATGCGCAAATCAGTTTTACCGAGCTTTTACTGGAGGGTGAGGGGGATGATAAACCCACAGACTCCCAGAAAGAGTTACTGGCATACATCAAAGGCAGTGCAAACCAATTACTGGCCTTGATTAAGGCGATTCTTGATATGTCAGAGCTGACCGCAGGTAGCCTCACTGCAGGTCGGGAGACGGTGGCAGTTACAGCAATAATAAGTGAGCTGCTGAATAAATATCAAAAGCCTGCAAGCGATAAAAAGCTTGAGTTAACCTGTGATATAGGGGGTGAAGTTCCCGATAGTATTGAAACCGATCCGGTACAATTGAGACGTGCCCTGGGGGACTTGCTGGATAATGCCATTAAATTTACCGAGAAAGGAAAGGTTCAATTGACACTGAATGTAACGGACGCTCCTGATGGTCAGTGGCTATTTAAAGTGAAAGACAGTGGCATCGGCATTTCAGAAGCCCATCAGAGCTATATATTTGAACCCTTTCGCCAGGGGGATGGCAGTGCCTGTCGGCAATACGGTGGTTTGGGAATGGGGCTGGCTCTGTGTAAAAAACGGGCAGAACTGCTGGGGGGAGATATTTATCTGGCAGAAGGTTCGCCTGACCAGGAGGGCGCTGAATTTGTACTGACTATTCCCAGGGATAAAATATGA
- the uvrB gene encoding excinuclease ABC subunit UvrB, translating to MGRQFRVLSRFKPSGDQPEAIKQLVTGVNSGLACQTLLGVTGSGKTFTVANVVEQLQRPTVIMAHNKTLAAQLYGEFKEFFPDNAVEYFVSYYDYYQPEAYVPTSDTYIEKDASVNEHIEQMRLSATKALMERDDAIIVATVSAIYGLGDPKSYLKMMLHLDRGDLVEQRSLLRRLAELQYTRNDAELRRATYRVRGDVIDIFPAESEREAIRLDFFDEELEKISAFDPLTGEVLRDLPRVTIYPKTHYVTPRQTILDAVEAIKGELSERLQALRENNKLVEAQRLEQRTRFDIEMMLELGYCTGIENYSRYLSGNAPGEPPPTLFDYIPDNALLVIDESHVTVPQIGGMYRGDRSRKETLVEYGFRLPSALDNRPMKFEEWEDKRPQTVFVTATPGDYEKKHQGQIVEQVVRPTGLVDPGLEVRPASTQVDDLLSEINKTVATGDRVLVTVLTKRMAEDLTEYLNEQGVRVRYLHSDIDTVERVEIIRDLRIGAFDVLVGINLLREGLDMPEVSLVAILDADKEGFLRSDRSLIQTIGRAARHINGRAILYGDKITGSMQRAIDETERRREKQLAYNQQHGIVPKGVKKSVADILEGAVTPGKKKGKQTSRRVAEPSGAYSVDMKPGQMAEQIRELEEKMMEHARNLEFEQAAQLRDDISSLRERVLKH from the coding sequence ATGGGACGACAATTCAGGGTTTTATCCCGGTTCAAGCCAAGTGGTGATCAGCCAGAGGCTATTAAACAACTGGTAACCGGCGTGAATTCAGGGCTGGCATGCCAAACACTGCTGGGAGTGACAGGTTCGGGTAAAACCTTTACCGTGGCTAATGTGGTTGAGCAGCTGCAAAGACCCACAGTGATCATGGCCCATAACAAAACCCTGGCCGCCCAGCTTTATGGGGAATTTAAGGAATTCTTTCCCGATAACGCCGTGGAGTATTTTGTTTCCTACTACGACTACTACCAACCCGAAGCCTATGTACCCACCTCAGATACTTACATAGAAAAGGATGCTTCAGTTAACGAGCATATTGAGCAGATGCGGCTCTCCGCCACCAAGGCACTGATGGAACGGGATGATGCCATTATTGTGGCAACCGTCTCTGCGATATATGGTCTGGGGGATCCGAAATCCTACTTAAAAATGATGCTGCACCTGGATCGGGGAGACCTGGTGGAGCAGCGCAGCTTATTAAGGCGACTGGCCGAGCTTCAATATACCCGTAATGATGCGGAATTAAGGCGGGCAACCTACCGTGTGCGAGGAGATGTGATCGATATTTTTCCAGCGGAATCCGAGCGTGAAGCGATCCGGCTGGATTTTTTTGATGAAGAGCTGGAGAAGATCAGCGCATTTGACCCGTTGACCGGAGAGGTGTTGAGAGACCTGCCAAGGGTCACCATATACCCTAAAACGCACTATGTAACACCGCGGCAAACCATACTGGATGCTGTGGAGGCCATTAAGGGGGAGTTGTCTGAACGACTTCAGGCGCTTAGGGAAAATAATAAGCTGGTGGAGGCGCAACGACTGGAGCAGCGAACCCGTTTTGATATCGAAATGATGCTGGAGCTGGGGTATTGCACAGGTATTGAAAACTATTCCCGTTATCTGTCGGGTAATGCCCCTGGAGAACCTCCTCCCACACTGTTTGATTATATTCCTGATAATGCCTTGTTGGTGATTGATGAGTCCCATGTAACGGTACCACAGATTGGTGGTATGTACCGGGGAGATCGTTCCCGCAAAGAAACCCTGGTGGAGTATGGCTTTCGCCTGCCATCGGCACTGGATAACCGGCCTATGAAGTTTGAGGAGTGGGAAGATAAACGGCCACAGACTGTTTTTGTTACGGCAACTCCGGGTGATTATGAAAAGAAACATCAGGGACAGATAGTGGAACAGGTGGTCAGGCCCACTGGCCTGGTTGATCCAGGTCTTGAAGTGCGGCCTGCTTCTACCCAGGTGGATGATCTGTTATCCGAGATCAATAAAACAGTTGCAACAGGTGACCGGGTATTGGTGACAGTGCTCACCAAAAGAATGGCAGAAGATTTGACGGAATACCTCAATGAGCAGGGGGTTCGCGTCCGTTATTTGCACTCGGATATTGATACCGTAGAACGGGTTGAAATTATCCGGGATTTACGCATTGGTGCTTTTGATGTGCTGGTGGGTATTAACCTGCTAAGGGAGGGGCTGGATATGCCTGAGGTATCCCTGGTGGCCATTCTGGATGCGGATAAGGAAGGCTTTCTGAGATCAGATCGTTCACTGATACAGACCATTGGTCGTGCGGCGCGACATATTAATGGCCGCGCCATTTTATATGGCGATAAAATAACAGGCTCTATGCAGAGAGCCATTGATGAAACAGAACGCCGTCGTGAAAAGCAGTTAGCCTATAACCAGCAGCATGGTATTGTCCCGAAAGGTGTCAAAAAATCCGTGGCAGATATTTTGGAAGGGGCTGTAACGCCGGGTAAGAAAAAAGGGAAACAGACGAGCAGGCGGGTGGCGGAA
- a CDS encoding polysaccharide biosynthesis protein, protein MIGGDVLVFWSCLFLSFYIRLLPSKALNIIHDFSTLFWLVPFISVPVFLAFGLYHIVVRYIDHHAILALGKGCLVACCLLFSANFFMGDSAAVPRSVPLIFLFLTMVLIIGVRFIIRGILSGYSLLALCQLALGHKSKVYTRGQRLVVIIGAGQAGQQLLNALKERKEYRPVAFIDENDQLHNRLISGIRVYSMESLPRVLVYQSIEEILLAIPSASRARKKEIIQNLEQYGLPIRTMPSLSDIASGRLNVQEVQDVDIGDLLGREQVSPVPELLEKCVKNKVVLVTGAGGSIGSELCRQIVHNHVNKLILFEVSEYALYSIDQELKKTLAVQQLNADVIPVLGSVNDPERLLDIMNEYRVNTVYHTAAYKHVPLVEYNLSQGIRNNVMGTLYTAQAAILARVERFVLVSTDKAVRPSNVMGASKRLAEMVLQGLSQEKRIDFYHADRFLSERVSPVSNHTCFTMVRFGNVLGSSGSVIPVFREQIKNGGPVTVTHPDICRYFMTIPEAAQLVIQAGAQASGGEVFVLDMGEPVKIADLAEKMVSLSGMSIKGDNNPEGDIEIVYTGLRPGEKLYEELLIGGAINKTNHPRIFQAKEEMLGWQELCLALDQVFDSLHGHDYKQTRDLLLRYVNGYHPTSVVVDWLYPVSNNAEKTISSVQ, encoded by the coding sequence ATGATTGGAGGCGATGTTCTAGTTTTTTGGAGTTGTCTTTTTTTATCCTTTTATATTCGATTACTACCGAGTAAGGCATTAAATATAATACATGATTTTTCAACGCTTTTTTGGCTTGTTCCTTTTATATCTGTACCTGTGTTTTTAGCGTTTGGTCTCTATCATATTGTTGTCAGGTATATTGATCATCATGCCATCTTAGCTTTGGGTAAAGGCTGCCTTGTTGCCTGTTGCCTTTTATTTTCGGCTAATTTTTTTATGGGGGATTCTGCTGCTGTACCCCGATCTGTGCCTTTGATTTTTCTTTTTTTGACGATGGTGTTGATTATTGGGGTGCGATTTATCATACGAGGTATTTTATCGGGTTATTCCCTTTTAGCGCTATGCCAGTTAGCTTTAGGACATAAGTCAAAGGTGTATACCAGAGGGCAAAGGCTTGTTGTGATTATCGGTGCTGGGCAGGCAGGCCAGCAGTTATTGAATGCGCTGAAAGAGCGTAAGGAGTATCGTCCGGTTGCTTTTATTGATGAGAATGACCAGCTACATAACCGGTTGATTTCTGGCATTCGTGTTTACAGTATGGAAAGCTTGCCCAGGGTATTGGTTTACCAGTCGATTGAAGAAATTTTATTGGCAATTCCCTCGGCTTCACGCGCCCGGAAAAAAGAAATTATCCAGAACCTTGAGCAGTATGGTTTACCCATCCGTACTATGCCCAGTCTTTCTGATATCGCCAGCGGTCGTTTAAACGTGCAGGAAGTTCAGGATGTTGATATTGGGGATTTACTGGGACGGGAGCAGGTATCGCCTGTGCCGGAACTTCTTGAGAAGTGTGTCAAAAATAAGGTGGTTCTTGTGACCGGGGCTGGCGGCTCTATTGGCTCAGAGCTATGTCGTCAGATTGTTCATAATCATGTCAACAAGCTGATTTTATTTGAGGTGTCGGAGTATGCACTGTATAGCATTGATCAGGAATTGAAAAAAACACTGGCCGTGCAACAGCTTAATGCTGATGTTATACCCGTTCTTGGTTCCGTGAACGACCCTGAACGTTTACTGGATATCATGAACGAATACCGGGTTAATACGGTCTATCATACCGCTGCCTATAAGCATGTACCCCTGGTTGAATATAATTTGTCTCAGGGTATTCGTAATAATGTTATGGGGACGCTGTATACAGCACAGGCTGCCATTCTGGCCAGGGTGGAGCGCTTTGTGCTGGTGTCCACTGATAAGGCGGTCAGGCCATCGAATGTTATGGGGGCTTCCAAGCGTCTGGCGGAAATGGTGCTTCAGGGGCTCAGCCAAGAAAAGCGCATTGATTTTTACCATGCGGACAGGTTTTTATCAGAACGTGTCAGCCCCGTTAGTAATCATACCTGTTTTACCATGGTGCGTTTTGGTAATGTTCTGGGTTCCAGTGGTTCTGTTATTCCTGTGTTTCGTGAGCAGATAAAGAACGGTGGTCCTGTTACTGTCACTCACCCTGATATCTGCCGCTATTTTATGACAATCCCGGAAGCGGCCCAGCTGGTTATTCAGGCTGGAGCCCAGGCCAGTGGCGGGGAGGTGTTTGTGCTGGATATGGGGGAGCCTGTTAAGATTGCAGACCTTGCTGAGAAAATGGTGTCTTTATCCGGGATGAGCATTAAGGGAGACAATAACCCGGAGGGGGATATTGAAATTGTGTATACCGGTCTTCGTCCGGGGGAAAAACTGTATGAAGAATTACTGATTGGGGGTGCTATTAACAAGACTAATCATCCCCGTATCTTCCAGGCAAAAGAGGAGATGTTAGGTTGGCAGGAGCTGTGTTTGGCACTGGATCAGGTTTTTGACTCCCTTCACGGGCATGATTATAAGCAAACCCGGGATCTTTTATTGCGTTATGTGAATGGCTATCACCCAACATCGGTTGTGGTGGACTGGCTTTACCCCGTTTCAAATAATGCAGAGAAAACAATATCTTCGGTTCAGTGA
- a CDS encoding ComEA family DNA-binding protein, which translates to MNKNIVALLAPLVLSLPMLAFAGKSATKDSVNINHASVQELDERLDGVGRRIAQEIVNYREEHGRFKSVDDLDKVKYVGASLIEKNRSKISFK; encoded by the coding sequence ATGAATAAAAATATTGTTGCTCTATTAGCTCCCCTGGTTCTTTCTCTCCCTATGCTGGCTTTTGCCGGTAAGTCTGCCACTAAAGACTCTGTCAATATAAACCATGCTTCTGTACAGGAGCTAGATGAGCGGCTTGATGGTGTTGGGCGAAGGATTGCCCAGGAAATTGTCAATTACCGTGAAGAGCATGGCCGGTTCAAGTCCGTTGATGATTTGGATAAGGTTAAGTATGTAGGGGCTTCTCTGATTGAGAAGAATAGGTCTAAAATTTCATTTAAGTAA
- a CDS encoding sugar transferase — protein MLRIVDFLFALTGLLLGFPILLLLYFIGWFDTGSPLFLQERVGRNKKSFTLVKFRTMKVGTESVASHLASSSSITSLGHFLRKTKLDELPQLWNVLKGDMSLVGPRPNLFNQEELIAARDALGVYGVLPGVTGLAQVNGIDMSTPELLAETDRQMIETLTIQDYFRYILMTVTGHGQGDQVR, from the coding sequence ATGCTTCGAATTGTTGATTTTTTATTTGCTTTGACTGGATTATTATTAGGTTTTCCAATCCTGTTGCTGCTTTATTTTATTGGCTGGTTTGATACGGGTTCACCTCTTTTTTTGCAGGAACGTGTCGGCCGAAACAAAAAGTCGTTTACACTGGTTAAGTTCCGAACTATGAAGGTGGGTACAGAGTCTGTTGCCAGTCACCTGGCTTCATCGTCTTCAATCACTTCATTAGGGCATTTCTTGAGAAAGACAAAACTGGATGAGTTGCCTCAACTCTGGAATGTCCTAAAAGGCGATATGAGTCTGGTAGGTCCCAGGCCCAATCTTTTTAATCAGGAAGAGTTGATTGCAGCCAGGGATGCCCTTGGCGTTTATGGTGTATTGCCTGGTGTAACAGGGCTGGCACAGGTTAACGGTATTGATATGTCGACTCCTGAATTGTTGGCTGAAACGGATAGGCAGATGATTGAAACCTTAACTATCCAGGATTATTTCAGGTATATTTTGATGACGGTGACAGGACATGGTCAGGGAGATCAAGTACGTTGA
- a CDS encoding outer membrane beta-barrel protein codes for MSKYLAAVAITLVTGLSAPVMADWMDGDVKYFVGGELGKTWLKVKSADFVEDDRTRALGIKEKDSEFKYKNPIQYGIRFGAYLDENVRVYINLNQLSGSESKNLLHVSSGDGDGDLEFESKITNRQLTVSGDYLFDIGDGLGIPVKPFIGGTLGVNWAEVKKEMKASAAGRIETVPGTDDSKSNTAFAYGIQAGILGQAGDFDIELGYRYLMHKNKFEFEELGEWKMDNSQTAYFAVSYRF; via the coding sequence ATGAGCAAGTATCTTGCAGCAGTCGCCATCACTTTGGTCACCGGTCTATCTGCGCCAGTTATGGCGGATTGGATGGATGGTGATGTGAAATATTTTGTTGGGGGTGAACTGGGGAAGACCTGGCTTAAGGTAAAGTCTGCTGATTTTGTTGAAGACGATCGAACCAGAGCACTTGGTATAAAAGAAAAAGATTCTGAATTTAAATATAAAAATCCTATTCAATACGGTATTCGCTTTGGTGCTTACCTTGATGAAAATGTCAGGGTTTATATCAATCTTAACCAGCTTAGTGGTAGTGAGTCTAAGAATTTGCTTCATGTATCAAGTGGAGATGGAGATGGAGATTTAGAGTTTGAGTCTAAAATTACAAATCGGCAGTTGACGGTTTCTGGGGATTACCTATTTGATATTGGTGATGGTTTGGGGATACCTGTTAAACCGTTTATAGGCGGCACATTAGGTGTTAACTGGGCTGAGGTAAAAAAAGAAATGAAAGCCTCTGCTGCAGGTCGAATTGAGACAGTGCCTGGAACTGATGACTCTAAGTCAAATACTGCCTTTGCTTATGGGATCCAGGCAGGTATTTTAGGTCAGGCCGGAGATTTCGATATTGAACTGGGTTATCGGTATCTGATGCATAAAAACAAATTTGAATTTGAGGAGCTTGGTGAATGGAAAATGGATAACTCCCAGACTGCGTATTTCGCTGTATCCTATAGGTTCTAA